One part of the Longimicrobiales bacterium genome encodes these proteins:
- a CDS encoding iron ABC transporter permease, with the protein MTASRTDVTPAAARQDENHVPPALETPSRSSTALRLLLLLFLAVIACVFALSVGAAGLPIGDVVAALTGSGDALTRTIVLELRLPRVALALVAGAGLALAGAVFQAVLRNALAEPYVLGVAGGAAVGAVGAVVFGLAVIPGLVQLAALAGAIGAMLLVLRIALRVGRALDTRVLLLAGVVVGAFFNAVILLLLMLADVESFRSAVFWMMGSLSGASWRTALLLTLYVIPAIVVLLALARPLNLLAIGEETALFLGTRVQRVKLVAYFTASLLVAAAVSACGVIGFIGLIVPHAVRLAWGSDHRLLLPASALGGGTFLLLADTAARSIAAPAELPVGVVTALVGVPIFVLLLRRSPAL; encoded by the coding sequence ATGACCGCTTCGCGCACGGACGTCACGCCAGCGGCTGCGCGGCAGGACGAGAACCATGTTCCGCCAGCATTGGAAACGCCGAGCCGCTCGAGCACGGCCCTGCGACTTCTGCTGCTTCTGTTCCTGGCCGTCATCGCGTGCGTCTTCGCACTGTCGGTCGGCGCTGCGGGGCTGCCGATCGGTGATGTAGTTGCTGCGCTCACCGGGTCGGGCGACGCGCTGACGCGCACGATCGTCCTCGAGCTGCGACTGCCGCGCGTCGCGCTCGCTCTTGTGGCCGGCGCCGGACTCGCCCTCGCAGGAGCGGTATTTCAGGCAGTCCTCCGCAACGCGCTGGCGGAGCCATACGTGCTCGGCGTCGCAGGCGGCGCGGCGGTCGGCGCCGTGGGTGCCGTGGTCTTCGGGCTGGCCGTGATCCCGGGCCTGGTCCAGCTCGCCGCACTCGCCGGTGCCATCGGCGCCATGCTGCTCGTGCTGCGCATTGCGCTCCGCGTCGGCCGCGCGCTCGATACTCGCGTGCTGCTGCTCGCCGGCGTGGTTGTCGGTGCGTTCTTCAACGCGGTCATCCTGCTGCTGCTGATGCTCGCCGACGTGGAGAGTTTCCGGTCCGCGGTCTTCTGGATGATGGGCAGCCTGTCCGGTGCGAGCTGGCGCACCGCGCTGCTGCTGACGCTCTACGTCATTCCGGCCATCGTCGTGCTGCTCGCGCTCGCCCGCCCGTTGAACCTGCTGGCCATCGGCGAGGAGACGGCCCTGTTCCTCGGCACACGCGTGCAGCGCGTAAAGCTGGTGGCGTACTTCACGGCATCGCTGCTGGTCGCGGCAGCGGTGTCGGCCTGCGGTGTCATCGGATTCATCGGCCTGATCGTGCCGCACGCCGTGCGGCTCGCCTGGGGCAGCGACCACCGCCTGCTCCTGCCTGCTTCGGCACTGGGCGGCGGCACGTTCCTGCTGCTCGCGGACACCGCTGCGCGCAGCATTGCCGCCCCCGCGGAGCTGCCGGTAGGTGTCGTCACCGCACTCGTGGGTGTGCCGATCTTCGTCCTGCTGCTGCGCCGGAGCCCCGCGCTGTGA